A genomic region of Spirochaetota bacterium contains the following coding sequences:
- the folP gene encoding dihydropteroate synthase, translating to MNRIDINIKNGPLVMGILNVTPDSFYDGGKYNSIDAALYHVREMINDGVDIVDIGGESTRPGAEEVTLEEEIDRVCPVIEKIVHEFNIPVSIDTRKSKVADQALRLGAIMVNDITGLQGDPDMPVTIARYNAYCVIMHIKGTPQTMQLNTEYDDLLSEITRYLYNSIEIAKKAHIADDKIIIDPGIGFGKSLEQNYVILNNIKNFKRLGYPVLIGLSRKSLIGRLYDTNEDRLPATIALNAIALYNGADIIRVHDVKEHKLIIKPLKMLYQVANS from the coding sequence ATGAACAGGATAGATATTAATATTAAAAATGGACCGCTTGTTATGGGCATACTTAATGTTACTCCTGATTCATTTTACGATGGAGGTAAATATAATTCAATTGATGCAGCATTATATCATGTCAGGGAAATGATAAATGATGGTGTAGATATTGTTGATATTGGTGGGGAATCAACACGACCCGGTGCTGAAGAAGTTACACTGGAAGAGGAAATTGACAGGGTGTGTCCTGTAATTGAAAAAATTGTACATGAATTTAATATACCGGTTTCTATAGACACCCGAAAATCTAAGGTTGCTGATCAAGCATTGAGACTTGGTGCAATTATGGTAAATGATATAACTGGATTACAGGGTGATCCTGATATGCCAGTTACTATCGCCCGGTACAACGCCTATTGTGTTATTATGCATATAAAGGGTACTCCCCAGACTATGCAATTAAACACAGAATATGATGATTTATTATCCGAAATTACACGATATCTATATAACTCAATTGAGATTGCTAAAAAAGCACATATTGCCGATGATAAAATTATAATAGATCCCGGTATAGGGTTTGGTAAATCATTAGAACAAAATTATGTTATACTTAATAATATTAAAAATTTTAAAAGGTTAGGGTATCCTGTTTTAATTGGATTGTCACGAAAGTCATTGATTGGCAGGTTGTATGATACCAATGAAGACAGATTGCCTGCAACTATAGCATTAAATGCTATAGCCCTGTATAATGGTGCGGATATTATTCGTGTCCATGATGTTAAGGAGCATAAACTTATTATTAAACCTTTAAAAATGTTATATCAGGTTGCAAACTCATGA
- a CDS encoding TIGR00282 family metallophosphoesterase, translating into MNILLIGDIVGRPGRTIIRDHLSEICKEYSVHCVIANCENAAGGMSITPEIAQELFLYGINVLTTGNHIFNNRTIIKLLESNNSILRPANYPPGVPGKGFTILKINDFNIAIVSLIGRINMEPVDCPFIAFNTLYDEISSQSHIIIVDFHAEATSEKKAFGWFADGRASAVCGTHTHVQTADETILPKGTAYITDVGMTGPFDSVIGMDKESSIHNFIYHTRIKFKVAQNDPKLNAVLVTCNKQGRAVSVTRIVKSYELSPGNS; encoded by the coding sequence ATAAATATACTACTTATAGGTGACATTGTTGGGAGGCCTGGACGCACAATAATTAGGGATCACCTCAGTGAAATTTGCAAAGAATACTCAGTACATTGTGTAATTGCAAATTGTGAGAATGCTGCCGGAGGCATGTCTATAACGCCTGAGATTGCACAGGAACTTTTTTTATATGGCATCAATGTGCTGACAACAGGAAATCATATTTTTAATAACCGAACCATAATAAAACTTCTTGAATCAAACAACTCTATTTTACGTCCTGCAAATTATCCACCTGGTGTACCGGGAAAAGGATTTACCATACTAAAAATAAATGATTTCAATATAGCTATAGTAAGTTTAATTGGCAGAATCAATATGGAACCTGTAGATTGTCCGTTTATTGCGTTTAATACTCTCTATGACGAAATCAGTTCCCAATCACATATAATCATTGTAGATTTCCATGCCGAAGCAACCTCTGAAAAAAAGGCTTTTGGATGGTTTGCTGATGGCAGGGCATCTGCTGTGTGTGGCACACACACGCATGTCCAGACTGCTGATGAAACAATACTTCCAAAAGGGACTGCATATATAACAGATGTTGGCATGACAGGTCCCTTTGATTCTGTTATTGGCATGGATAAAGAATCCTCAATACATAATTTCATATATCACACCAGGATAAAGTTCAAAGTTGCGCAGAATGATCCCAAATTAAATGCAGTGCTTGTAACCTGCAATAAACAGGGAAGAGCTGTATCAGTTACACGTATAGTTAAATCATATGAACTATCGCCAGGTAATTCTTGA
- a CDS encoding pyridoxine 5'-phosphate synthase, with product MSHVQLCVNVDHIATLRQARGGNEPDPVQGAIICEEHGAAGITVHLREDRRHIQDHDVFALRKVVKGKFNLEMALSDEIIEIALKVKPDQITLVPEKRQEITTEGGLDVKTNFKRICEIVPLFHRENILVSLFIEPEEESVNLSKESGADFIELHTGTYCNAKVKDAIDKEKSRLFHAATIATNIGIRVNAGHGLNYINTAPILTMPGLEELNIGHSIISRSIFTGLANAVSEMVRIINENK from the coding sequence ATGTCACACGTACAACTATGTGTTAATGTTGATCATATAGCAACATTACGTCAGGCAAGAGGTGGTAATGAACCTGATCCAGTACAGGGGGCAATTATCTGTGAAGAACATGGTGCAGCAGGCATAACAGTACATTTACGGGAAGATAGAAGACATATACAGGATCATGATGTTTTTGCATTGCGTAAAGTAGTTAAAGGTAAATTTAACCTTGAAATGGCATTATCTGATGAAATAATTGAAATTGCTCTCAAAGTAAAACCTGACCAGATAACACTGGTTCCTGAAAAAAGGCAGGAGATTACTACTGAAGGTGGCCTTGATGTAAAAACAAATTTTAAAAGAATTTGTGAGATAGTACCCTTATTTCACAGAGAAAATATTTTAGTTTCACTGTTTATAGAACCTGAAGAAGAATCTGTTAACCTTTCAAAAGAATCTGGTGCGGATTTCATTGAGTTGCACACAGGTACATATTGTAATGCAAAAGTGAAAGATGCTATTGATAAAGAAAAAAGCAGACTTTTTCATGCAGCTACCATTGCAACAAATATTGGTATTAGAGTAAATGCAGGACATGGATTAAATTATATCAATACTGCACCAATTCTTACAATGCCTGGACTTGAAGAATTGAATATAGGACATTCTATTATTTCACGTTCTATTTTCACAGGATTGGCTAATGCGGTTAGTGAAATGGTGCGAATTATCAACGAGAATAAGTAA
- the rny gene encoding ribonuclease Y, translating to MNIITILLIVALPIAALLGYLFRAYIGKIKLNTAEAQSRKIIQDAVREAEAKRKELLLEAKDQLLKERNQFEKEMRERRIELQNIERKILQKEEMIDNKIQQLEKQEKLIQIKEKENLEKEQELNKHLEKHKQELERISGLSREEAKQLLLKNLENEVRFEAIKLINKVEEEARRTADKKAKEIVLAALQRSASDYTQESTITTVSLPSDDMKGRIIGREGRNIRTLENLTGVDMIIDDTPEVVVISGFDPIRREIARLSLERLIENGRIHPARIEEVVEKVKNELEENMLEEGERAAFELGIPGLSKDALYHVGKLKYRSSYGQNVLSHSKEVANLAAIMAGELKLDVATAKRAGLLHDIGKGSIVEGEGAHAIVGAELAKKFGENDVVVNIIASHHNDKEPESFEAILVQVADAISASRPGARRESLDTYLKRLENLENIAYGFKGVEKCYAIQAGREIRVMVSNEQVTDEEATVLARDIASKIESELKYPGIVRVTVIRETRIVDYAR from the coding sequence ATGAACATAATTACTATCCTCCTGATTGTTGCTCTGCCTATAGCGGCACTGTTAGGCTATTTGTTCAGAGCATACATAGGGAAGATTAAGCTTAACACTGCTGAAGCGCAGTCAAGAAAAATTATTCAGGATGCTGTCAGAGAAGCAGAAGCTAAACGAAAGGAACTTCTGCTGGAAGCAAAAGACCAGCTTCTAAAAGAAAGAAATCAGTTTGAAAAAGAAATGCGTGAAAGGAGGATTGAGTTACAAAATATTGAAAGAAAAATTCTTCAAAAAGAAGAAATGATCGACAATAAAATCCAGCAACTGGAAAAACAGGAAAAATTAATTCAAATTAAGGAAAAAGAAAATTTAGAAAAAGAGCAGGAATTGAATAAACACCTGGAAAAACACAAGCAGGAGTTAGAGCGTATTTCTGGATTAAGCCGTGAAGAAGCAAAACAGCTGCTACTTAAAAATCTTGAAAATGAAGTTAGATTTGAGGCAATAAAATTAATCAACAAAGTTGAAGAAGAAGCGCGTAGAACAGCTGATAAAAAAGCAAAAGAAATAGTGTTAGCTGCACTACAACGAAGTGCATCAGATTATACCCAGGAAAGTACTATCACCACTGTGTCACTCCCATCTGATGATATGAAGGGAAGGATTATTGGGCGTGAAGGCAGAAATATCCGTACACTTGAGAATCTTACAGGTGTTGATATGATTATTGATGATACGCCTGAAGTTGTGGTGATTTCTGGTTTTGACCCAATTCGACGTGAGATTGCACGGCTTTCGCTTGAGCGATTAATTGAAAATGGGCGTATCCATCCAGCACGTATTGAAGAAGTGGTAGAAAAGGTCAAAAATGAATTGGAAGAAAACATGCTGGAAGAAGGTGAGCGTGCTGCCTTTGAATTAGGTATTCCAGGATTATCAAAAGATGCATTGTATCACGTAGGGAAACTGAAATACCGATCAAGTTATGGGCAGAATGTGCTTTCACACAGCAAAGAAGTTGCCAATTTAGCAGCAATTATGGCAGGCGAGTTAAAGCTTGATGTTGCAACGGCAAAACGGGCAGGGTTATTGCACGATATAGGTAAGGGAAGCATTGTAGAAGGTGAAGGTGCTCATGCCATTGTTGGTGCGGAGCTTGCTAAAAAATTTGGTGAAAATGATGTGGTTGTCAATATAATTGCTTCTCATCACAATGATAAGGAGCCTGAATCATTTGAAGCCATATTGGTACAGGTAGCTGATGCCATTTCTGCTTCTCGTCCTGGAGCACGCCGTGAATCACTGGATACATATCTCAAGAGGCTTGAAAACCTTGAGAACATTGCATATGGATTCAAGGGTGTTGAAAAATGCTATGCAATACAAGCAGGTAGGGAAATCAGGGTAATGGTTTCCAATGAACAGGTTACCGATGAAGAAGCTACTGTTCTGGCTCGGGATATTGCTTCAAAAATTGAATCTGAATTAAAATATCCCGGAATTGTACGAGTTACCGTTATACGGGAAACACGAATAGTAGATTATGCTCGATAA
- the cdaA gene encoding diadenylate cyclase CdaA, translating into MNPFLATAWDYIKISWEYLRIIIDILIVAYIFYWIYTFLSRSRAIQILKGLIIIFIAAVLSKVLRLETLNWLITNLTSYIVIMIIILFQPELRRIITQFGQRTWLPTSMNTDAFPLDELVNAIIAMSEEKVGSLIVIERGTDLRGYIESGVVVNAGITEELIRTIFFPNTPLHDGAIIIKEAKIAAAACYLPLSDSRQLKKQHGARHRAALGMAEETDALVIVTSEETGNISIMVNGKFQSKIKYTDLKNMILFYMNPKSKEEIYNVK; encoded by the coding sequence ATGAATCCCTTTTTAGCTACAGCCTGGGACTATATTAAAATAAGCTGGGAATATCTTAGAATCATTATAGATATATTGATCGTAGCTTATATCTTTTACTGGATTTATACATTTTTATCCAGATCACGGGCAATTCAGATTTTAAAAGGCCTGATTATCATTTTTATAGCCGCGGTATTATCAAAAGTATTGCGCCTGGAAACGTTAAACTGGCTGATTACAAATTTGACGTCATACATTGTGATTATGATAATCATACTTTTTCAGCCTGAATTGCGCAGAATTATCACACAGTTTGGCCAACGGACCTGGTTGCCAACATCAATGAACACCGATGCATTCCCTTTAGATGAACTTGTTAATGCAATTATTGCCATGTCAGAAGAGAAGGTTGGCTCGCTTATTGTTATAGAACGAGGGACGGATCTTCGTGGTTACATTGAGTCAGGAGTAGTGGTTAATGCAGGCATTACCGAGGAATTAATCCGTACAATATTTTTCCCAAACACCCCACTCCATGATGGAGCAATTATTATTAAAGAAGCAAAGATTGCAGCAGCAGCTTGTTATTTGCCATTGAGTGATTCACGCCAATTGAAAAAACAACATGGTGCACGGCATAGGGCAGCATTGGGAATGGCTGAAGAAACAGATGCGCTTGTTATAGTTACTTCTGAGGAAACAGGAAATATTTCTATTATGGTTAATGGTAAATTTCAATCAAAGATAAAATATACTGATTTAAAGAATATGATATTATTTTATATGAATCCCAAAAGCAAAGAGGAGATTTATAACGTAAAATGA
- a CDS encoding CdaR family protein — MISFLQHMKILIQQHNLLPKILSILLAVILWANLQNSQIEEITYHIYPEIKHLPQNLVILEDIQKIRITFRGKKEYIKSINVSNIKLYVDLSRPIVGKKHEYLIMMQSNELLNNIEYFLEKEKLELTICKIKNKVVPVEPVIIGEPSPQYKKGIVIIEPPLIQITGADVIVDTINSLKTYPLNIDREIQTLHVPVHLNIKEYSKIIVSPDTVRLTIPIIPVTNLVSLTIPVEIRNQRNDINYVLKNKKVMVYIKKSFTNIELNENVLVAYVNGAIDANDQEVIKLPIIVEKKVKSPFEIFTYEPLETEVYLSHEE, encoded by the coding sequence ATGATATCCTTTTTGCAACACATGAAAATATTAATCCAACAGCACAATCTATTGCCAAAAATATTGTCAATTCTTCTTGCTGTAATATTATGGGCTAATTTGCAGAATAGTCAGATTGAAGAAATTACATATCATATTTATCCTGAAATTAAACATCTTCCGCAAAATCTAGTAATATTGGAAGATATTCAAAAAATACGAATCACCTTTCGAGGGAAAAAGGAATATATAAAATCAATTAATGTATCAAATATAAAATTGTATGTTGATTTATCCAGACCAATTGTAGGCAAAAAACATGAATATTTGATTATGATGCAATCGAATGAATTACTGAATAATATAGAGTATTTTTTAGAAAAAGAAAAATTAGAGCTTACAATTTGTAAAATTAAAAATAAAGTAGTACCAGTAGAACCTGTAATAATTGGTGAGCCTTCTCCACAATATAAAAAAGGCATAGTAATTATTGAACCCCCGTTAATTCAAATAACTGGTGCGGATGTTATTGTAGATACCATAAATAGTTTAAAGACATATCCGTTAAATATTGATAGAGAAATTCAAACATTACATGTTCCAGTACACCTTAATATAAAAGAATATTCAAAGATAATTGTTTCTCCTGATACGGTAAGGCTTACAATACCAATTATTCCAGTAACTAATCTTGTAAGTTTAACAATACCTGTTGAAATACGTAACCAGCGCAATGATATTAATTATGTTTTAAAAAATAAAAAAGTAATGGTGTATATAAAAAAATCTTTTACAAATATTGAATTAAATGAAAATGTACTTGTTGCTTATGTGAATGGTGCAATTGATGCTAATGACCAGGAAGTTATAAAATTGCCAATTATTGTTGAAAAAAAGGTGAAATCACCTTTTGAAATATTCACCTATGAACCTTTAGAAACAGAAGTATATTTATCTCATGAAGAATAG
- a CDS encoding TlyA family RNA methyltransferase, whose protein sequence is MPKNRLDQYLLQNNICTSREKAKNLIVAGYVTVNNQVIYKPSFIVKEHDVITVRELSQKFVSRGGEKLKKALDCFNIDVTGKIVLDLGSSTGGFVDCLLQYGAEKVYAVDVGYGQLDYSLRINPKVIVMERRNARYLTKEDFDEHINLITADLSFISIIKVMQTMITIFDYEIDAILLIKPQFEAESFQHKKGVVKMLQYHKDILFRVLQELQTMNIKILGLTYSPIKGPKGNIEFLLYSAIHCNTKKSIDDYKTLIDLCVDEAHKVLE, encoded by the coding sequence ATGCCAAAAAACCGCTTAGATCAATATCTTCTTCAAAATAATATTTGCACTTCACGAGAAAAAGCCAAAAACTTAATTGTTGCTGGTTATGTTACAGTGAATAACCAGGTAATTTATAAACCGTCATTTATAGTAAAAGAACATGATGTTATCACTGTTCGTGAATTGTCTCAGAAATTTGTAAGCCGCGGTGGTGAAAAATTAAAGAAAGCTTTAGATTGTTTTAACATCGATGTAACAGGAAAAATTGTACTGGATTTGGGCTCGTCTACCGGGGGATTTGTTGATTGCCTTTTACAATATGGAGCAGAAAAAGTTTATGCGGTGGACGTGGGATATGGGCAACTGGATTATAGCCTGCGAATCAATCCAAAGGTTATTGTTATGGAACGCAGAAATGCACGCTATTTAACAAAAGAAGATTTTGATGAGCATATAAATTTGATAACAGCTGATCTTTCATTTATTTCAATAATTAAAGTTATGCAAACAATGATAACTATATTTGATTATGAAATTGATGCTATTCTTCTGATAAAACCACAATTTGAAGCTGAAAGCTTTCAACATAAAAAAGGGGTGGTAAAAATGCTCCAATATCATAAGGATATACTTTTCAGGGTTCTTCAAGAACTTCAAACAATGAATATAAAAATACTTGGATTAACATATTCCCCCATCAAAGGACCTAAAGGCAATATTGAATTTTTATTATATAGTGCAATCCATTGTAATACTAAAAAATCAATTGATGATTATAAAACTCTCATTGATTTATGTGTAGATGAAGCACATAAAGTGCTGGAATAA
- the dxs gene encoding 1-deoxy-D-xylulose-5-phosphate synthase, which yields MLSDIYGPQDIKNLSVKELSALADEVRQRILEVVSKNGGHLASSLGVVELTIALHYVFDSPQDRIIWDVGHQCYAHKILTGRNQQFHTLRTFNGISGFPKVSESPHDHYNTGHSSTSLSLALGEAIARDVNNSKYNIVAVIGDGSMTGGMSFEALNHIGHLKKDIIIILNDNEHSISKNVGALSEYLMRLITGGTYNKLRRKSYEFISRIPKIGPKLFTLFDRIEARIKGIFIPSSFFEDLGIRYFGPIDGHNIPMMIEMFNRISKLNKGPKIIHVYTKKGKGYVHAENNPAKFHGIGPFDIKTGKPVKKSSISYSEIAGRSLVDIAKHDKKVFAITAAMKLGTGLAEFEEKFPNRFIDVGICEQHAVTLASALAKNGLKPFVSIYSTFMQRAVDQIIHDVALMNLPVKLLIDRAGIVGDDGETHHGLFDIGIIRSIPNFVLLSPTNGNELKDMIYYAASYNKGPIAIRYPRGGDDKYEHSVQKGLLKIPQLKAYYKSQRPMIALFAAGDMVSTAIEIHKKLHAYNIKSSVYSILSIKPLPLKQIEFIMNSIPYYIVLENSYANGGIAEYINSQIDRSIRHKNLFNIAFPDSFITHGKVSELLRYYQMDSETITQKIISMINTEKNTHAKKPLRSISSSK from the coding sequence ATGCTAAGCGATATATACGGACCACAGGACATAAAAAATTTGTCAGTAAAAGAACTTTCAGCTCTGGCGGATGAAGTACGACAACGTATTCTTGAGGTTGTTTCAAAAAATGGCGGTCATTTAGCTTCATCGTTAGGTGTTGTTGAACTGACAATTGCATTGCACTATGTTTTTGATTCACCACAGGATAGAATAATATGGGATGTGGGTCATCAGTGTTATGCACATAAAATTTTAACAGGCAGAAATCAACAATTTCATACATTACGAACCTTCAATGGAATAAGCGGTTTTCCCAAAGTTTCGGAGTCGCCACACGATCACTACAATACAGGACATAGCAGTACAAGTCTTTCACTGGCATTGGGTGAAGCAATTGCACGTGATGTAAATAATTCAAAATATAATATAGTAGCAGTTATTGGTGACGGTTCAATGACGGGTGGGATGTCATTTGAGGCATTGAACCATATTGGCCATCTTAAAAAAGATATTATAATTATATTAAATGATAATGAACATTCAATTTCAAAAAATGTTGGTGCTCTTTCGGAATATCTGATGCGCCTCATTACTGGTGGCACATACAATAAATTACGAAGAAAATCATACGAATTTATAAGCAGAATTCCAAAGATTGGCCCAAAACTTTTTACCTTATTTGATCGTATTGAAGCACGTATAAAAGGGATTTTTATTCCCAGTAGTTTTTTTGAAGACTTAGGTATACGGTATTTTGGACCAATTGATGGTCATAACATACCCATGATGATAGAGATGTTTAACAGGATTTCTAAGCTCAACAAAGGCCCAAAAATTATTCATGTATATACAAAGAAGGGCAAAGGATATGTGCATGCAGAAAATAATCCCGCTAAATTTCATGGGATAGGCCCATTTGATATAAAAACTGGAAAACCAGTCAAGAAATCATCTATAAGTTATTCGGAGATAGCTGGCAGATCCCTGGTTGATATAGCTAAACATGATAAAAAAGTCTTTGCCATTACCGCTGCAATGAAGCTAGGAACTGGTTTAGCCGAATTTGAAGAAAAATTCCCCAACCGATTTATAGACGTTGGTATATGTGAACAGCATGCTGTAACACTGGCATCAGCACTGGCTAAAAATGGATTGAAACCTTTTGTATCAATATATTCAACGTTCATGCAGAGAGCTGTTGATCAGATTATTCATGATGTTGCGCTTATGAATTTGCCTGTTAAACTATTGATAGACAGGGCAGGTATAGTTGGGGATGATGGTGAGACACATCATGGGCTGTTTGATATTGGCATTATCAGGTCAATACCAAATTTTGTTTTGTTATCGCCTACCAATGGTAATGAGCTTAAGGATATGATATACTATGCTGCCAGTTATAACAAGGGACCCATTGCTATACGGTATCCAAGAGGTGGTGATGACAAATATGAACATTCGGTGCAAAAAGGGTTATTGAAAATTCCGCAATTAAAAGCATACTATAAAAGCCAGCGCCCCATGATTGCATTATTTGCTGCTGGAGATATGGTATCTACAGCGATTGAAATTCATAAAAAATTGCATGCCTATAATATTAAATCATCAGTTTACAGCATTTTATCAATAAAACCATTACCGTTAAAGCAAATTGAATTTATAATGAATAGTATACCTTACTATATTGTTCTGGAAAATAGCTATGCAAATGGTGGCATTGCTGAATACATAAATTCACAGATTGACCGGTCTATACGGCATAAAAATCTTTTTAATATTGCATTTCCTGATAGTTTTATAACACATGGCAAAGTTTCTGAACTATTACGATATTACCAGATGGATTCAGAAACAATAACACAAAAAATTATCAGCATGATCAATACAGAGAAAAATACTCATGCCAAAAAACCGCTTAGATCAATATCTTCTTCAAAATAA
- a CDS encoding T9SS type A sorting domain-containing protein, whose translation MRISKCFSILIVLLSLCAIAYKSYAIDLNQVYAYPVPFIPKTHGTLTIKVSDAQSVKCTIYDINGDMVKVLSGTTDLKWNGRNDVGKVVAPGMYIIKIELERSDGEYKKKIIRILIQ comes from the coding sequence ATGCGTATATCAAAATGTTTTTCAATATTGATAGTCCTGTTATCACTATGTGCGATAGCTTATAAAAGTTATGCTATTGACCTTAACCAGGTGTATGCATATCCCGTGCCTTTTATACCAAAAACACATGGGACTTTAACTATAAAAGTTTCAGATGCACAGAGTGTTAAGTGCACTATTTATGATATTAATGGTGATATGGTTAAAGTATTGTCAGGAACAACGGATTTAAAATGGAATGGGCGAAATGATGTGGGTAAAGTTGTTGCACCCGGTATGTACATAATAAAGATAGAATTAGAAAGATCTGATGGCGAATATAAGAAAAAAATAATACGAATATTGATCCAATAA